A window of Procambarus clarkii isolate CNS0578487 unplaced genomic scaffold, FALCON_Pclarkii_2.0 HiC_scaffold_506, whole genome shotgun sequence contains these coding sequences:
- the LOC138361606 gene encoding uncharacterized protein → MIACNNPQEYVRILNILYKANGLPAFIVPEEVLTNTTSSSQDTVLVPDITVNAAVLTDLLSTAKPAPPATSSQATQTPTPPLSTTDTVPSLVCEPSQRPKSAATPIKPQQARTQPPRFTASTSDSADSSDEDVSVGTPPPPLKQPNTTEDFRLEATSNDSLTVSTRSKTNKHARRPGKKKNTDDLCPSTSRNQ, encoded by the coding sequence ATGATAGCTTGCAATAACCCCCAGGAATACGTAAGAATATTAAATATTCTATACAAAGCAAATGGTCTTCCAGCTTTCATAGTTCCAGAAGAAGTCTTGACCAACACCACTTCAAGTTCTCAAGATACAGTCTTGGTCCCTGACATCACCGTGAACGCCGCCGTGCTCACGGATCTACTATCAACAGCAAAGCCTGCTCCTCCAGCAACTTCATCACAAGCCACCCAGACGCCGACGCCTCCGCTATCGACTACTGATACAGTTCCATCTCTCGTGTGCGAACCCTCTCAACGTCCAAAATCAGCTGCAACTCCCATTAAGCCTCAACAGGCAAGAACTCAACCTCCAAGATTCACTGCATCTACTTCTGACTCAGCTGACTCATCAGATGAGGACGTCTCGGTGggaacaccacctcctccactgaAGCAACCCAACACAACAGAAGATTTCCGGCTGGAAGCTACCTCCAACGATAGCCTCACCGTATCAACACGAAGCAAGACCAACAAACACGCCAGGAGGCCTGGGAAGAAGAAAAACACCGACGATCTGTGTCCGAGTACATCAAGGAATCAGTAG